In Drosophila pseudoobscura strain MV-25-SWS-2005 chromosome 4, UCI_Dpse_MV25, whole genome shotgun sequence, the following proteins share a genomic window:
- the LOC4816172 gene encoding myosin-1 isoform X7: MHHLYPSLKGDQLCPLGFHPQTRYPTRCKRCFRDYKEHGARRPGEEVAASSPNLSDGQSSRPTSRTWTSTQNLSVNSNNSNDIELKKRPQSWASTPDIDDPAQESARRPSTTVSSLRATDDHNVAVTVKLPVAPRRHTTALDIKEMEQALTPSSTRVTSSPSKTSSIPDELVILSTDSLAERVRKMNLLKKQRSLNSRENSRERSVPRREEDSDSAAAAAPTVPDRPERSKSGNSLNQNPPQAELKRASLPPKKVAATPTITATNSSSGGVTSTTKATSAVSSEIKASSSSSSTSSSSTRRKEADAVQSSKEIKRQTVPSASTSHSTSSSNSTTTKDSVALQEQMKTLRTELDTMKTRAERAERDKSDILLRRLASMDTSSNRTAASEALNLQQKLNDMKEQLDRVTEDKRKLNLRMKELENRGSESELKRKLQAAEQICEELMEENQTAKKEILNLQAEMDEVQDTFRDDEVKAKTNLQKELEKATKNCRILSFKLKKSDRKIETLEQERQSSFNAELSTKVKKLEEELRFSNELTRKLQTEAEELRNPGKKKAPMLGVLGKSTSADAKITRESLTRGGSQEDPQHLQRELQDSIERETDLKDQLKFAEEEAEHLRKKVTRFEDENESLMMQLKKMATRSRTRKLSPTPHPHRLAPEVHADRDEGISDEDDPAELRILLELNEQEASILRLKVEDLEKENAESKKYVRELQAKLRPEAASSNGSKSALLSFGTSSSSAAEKKLKTLNEELTQLRKSLQEKEQAVDTLKEQLSKLNNLETENEKLSKENKRLQTLRKANEKTGEADLSKIKETLTVAQRERDELTARVKRMQLEADAKLPARTAKRVNDLTPKSHLKKWVEELEDEISEMRVMLSSSGSDQVKALESVKASLEEELQKCKKKLTLAEGDVQRLKLLNGSSSKVTDLEQKLKRSDEDGKKLSTKLKELEEKLKKQDTQLKQSETNKSTLETQSKREKEKLSSLERDLEKQGKEKEKLESKILQLDTDLLTAKKAADKTKSSLEKEIKDLKTKASKSDSKQVQELKKQVEDIQTSLSAEQKRNEDLNTHWEKLSEETILMRAQLTTEKQNLQAELNASKQKMSEMDTIRIERTDMARKLNEAQKKIAELQAKTLKTGNNGDHERTMLKNKLAEKEHEYERLRRENEMNIDLVFQLRKDNEDLNGKLSDYNRIEQAQVSLNGHGARRDAEIRELKEKLQSTELQMKSEVATTRLRYEQQVKNLSGELNSMQRQCERFKKDRDAFKQMLEVAQKKIGDLKANNTGRQSRGSMHSSDDDDKSKIAYLEQQIGHLEDQLVESRLEGSKVKTELVSERSANEIKISEMQSKLNEFEEERVIGSGSTKLPGMKTKLELSWQKEREDQQRLLQETSTLARDLRQTLFEVERERDKERLESKRKLDQIKRATEEEMEEGRKKIAELQCDLLELRDVHAKLRTSNEKLRRERERYEKELIKRRMEADGGDRKVGALLQTVDELVKIAPDLKMARGSYDNTLRPEQPNVRRSRSPSPTLSSTQISTVLARLAEASEELRKFQRLNEDEQERSRIRRGNLRRAASQENDHHGSSSSVASAAGSQRGGGRLSRNSSNNGSLIRKSLSLDHSIQRDQNIWRQDDGSVSSMQSIDSELGGLVRDSSLDSRLDSRLSGGSTQSDIPRGPRKKKKGIMGKLRSLTKSSRNSESEISIQGSDSDISVASDMRSSKKDLRGRLSGMFKRSGSNSRSESMERPSTEQRPVAVTVVGHPDGPQPREPPPANSLTPRPIRSIPKPPSGTSPATPRRRVAK, encoded by the exons ATGCATCATCTGTATCCATCGCTGAAAGGCGATCAGCTATGCCCACTCGGCTTCCATCCCCAGACTCGTTATCCCACACGATGTAAGCGTTGCTTTCGGGATTACAAGGAGCATGGAGCCCGTAGACCCGGCGAAGAAGTGGCCGCTTCATCGCCAAATCTCTCCGATGGCCAGAGTTCGCG GCCTACTTCCCGAACATGGACTTCGACGCAGAATCTGAGCGTCAATTCAAACAATAGCAATGATATAG AGTTAAAGAAGCGTCCACAGTCCTGGGCTTCCACGCCGGACATTGATGATCCGGCGCAGGAGTCCGCTCGCCGACCATCGACAACGGTGAGCAGCCTTCGAGCAACCGATGATCATAATGTGGCTGTCACGGTCAAGCTGCCGGTGGCGCCGCGACGTCACACAACCGCCTTGGACATCAAGGAG ATGGAACAAGCGCTCACACCATCATCAACCCGTGTAACATCCTCACCCAGTAAAACTTCAAGTATTCCAGATGAGTTAGTCATCCTATCGACAGACAGTCTAGCCGAGCGTGTCCGCAAAATGAATCTTCTCAAGAAGCAGCGCAGCCTGAACTCGCGGGAAAACAGTCGCGAACGATCCGTACCCAGGAGAGAAGA GGACAGTGAttcagcggcggcagcagctccgACAGTTCCGGATCGACCAGAGCGTAGCAAGTCCGGAAATTCCTTGAACCAGAATCCCCCCCAGGCGGAACTGAAACGCGCCTCGCTTCCGCCCAAAAAAGTGGCGGCCACACCAACAATCACAGCCACAAATAGCAGCAGTGGTGGTGTTACAAGCACCACAAAAGCCACATCTGCAGTCTCCAGCGAGATTAAGGCCTCTTCTTCCAGCTCCTCGACGAGCTCCAGTTCTACTCGTCGCAAGGAGGCGGATGCAGTGCAGAGCAgcaaagaaatcaaaagacAAACCGTACCCAGTGCATCCACATCTCACTCCACgagcagcagtaacagcacTACCACTAAGGATTCGGTGGCACTGCAGGAGCAAATGAAAACACTCCGAACCGAGCTGGATACCATGAAGACCCGCGCCGAACGAGCAGAAAGGGATAAGAGCGACATTCTACTGAGACGTCTTGCCTCCATGGATACGTCATCGAACCGAACTGCAGCCTCGGAAGCCCTCAATCTCCAGCAGAAGTTGAATGACATGAAGGAGCAGCTGGACCGTGTCACCGAGGACAAGCGAAAGCTGAATCTTCGCATGAAGGAGCTGGAGAACCGCGGAAGCGAGTCGGAGCTGAAACGGAAGCTGCAGGCGGCCGAGCAAATCTGCGAGGAGTTGATGGAGGAAAACCAGACGGCTAAAAAAGAGATTCTCAATCTCCAGGCAGAGATGGACGAGGTGCAGGACACGTTTCGTGATGATGAGGTCAAGGCCAAGACAAACTTGCAAAAGGAGCTCGAAAAGGCCACCAAGAACTGTCGCATTCTAAGCTTCAAGTTGAAAAAGAGCGATCGAAagatcgaaaccctggaacaggAGCGTCAAAGCTCCTTCAACGCCGAGCTATCCACCAAGGTGAAGAAGCTGGAAGAGGAGCTGCGATTCTCAAACGAACTTACAAGAAAGTTGCAG ACGGAAGCCGAGGAGCTGCGCAATCCGGGCAAGAAGAAGGCGCCCATGCTAGGAGTGCTAGGCAAATCCACATCGGCGGATGCCAAGATCACTCGTGAGTCGCTTACACGCGGCGGTTCTCAAGAGGATCCGCAGCATCTGCAGCGGGAACTGCAGGACTCCATTGAGCGGGAGACCGATCTGAAGGACCAGCTAAAGTTCGCTGAAGAAGAG GCTGAACATCTGAGGAAAAAGGTGACTCGTTTCGAGGATGAAAATGAGTCGTTGATGATGCAGTTGAAAAAAATGGCAACGCGCTCAAGAA CTCGCAAGCTGAGTCCCACACCACATCCCCATCGACTGGCGCCCGAAGTGCATGCGGATCGGGATGAAGGCATCTCAGACGAGGATGATCCAGCCGAACTGCGTATCCTGCTGGAGCTCAACGAGCAGGAGGCCTCAATACTGCGTCTCAAAGTGGAGGATCTGGAGAAGGAGAATGCGGAGTCAAAGAAGTATGTGCGCGAACTTCAGGCCAAACTGCGGCCGGAGGCTGCTTCTTCCAATGGCAGCAAATCCGCGCTTCTCAGTTTTggcacctcctcctccagtgCGGCCGAAAAGAAACTGAAAACCCTGAACGAAGAGTTGACGCAGCTGCGGAAGAGCCTCCAGGAAAAGGAACAGGCCGTGGACACTCTGAAGGAGCAGCTCAGCAAGCTGAACAATCTTGAAACGGAGAACGAGAAACTGTCAAAGGAGAACAAGCGTTTACAGACCCTACGCAAGGCCAACGAGAAGACGGGCGAGGCGGATCTGTCCAAGATCAAGGAGACTCTAACGGTGGCCCAGCGGGAGAGGGATGAGCTGACGGCCAGGGTGAAGCGGATGCAGCTTGAGGCTGATGCCAAGCTACCGGCCCGCACAGCCAAGCGGGTCAACGACCTTACCCCGAAGAGTCACCTTAAAAAGTGGGTGGAAGAGCTGGAGGATGAGATCAGCGAGATGCGGGTGATGCTCAGTTCGAGTGGATCCGATCAGGTCAAGGCCCTGGAATCAGTCAAAGCATCGCTCGAAGAGGAGCTGCAAAAGTGCAAGAAAAAGCTGACCCTGGCCGAGGGCGATGTCCAGCGTCTGAAGCTACTGAATGGCTCAAGCAGTAAGGTCACCGACCTGGAGCAGAAGCTGAAGCGCAGCGATGAGGATGGCAAGAAACTTAGCACCAAGCtcaaggagctggaggagaagcTCAAGAAGCAGGACACTCAGCTGAAGCAGAGCGAGACGAACAAATCCACCCTGGAGACCCAGAGCAAacgagagaaggagaagctgTCCAGCCTGGAGAGGGACCTCGAAAAGCAGGGCAAGGAAAAGGAGAAGCTAGAGTCCAAGATCCTCCAGCTGGATACGGATCTTCTCACAGCCAAAAAGGCCGCGGATAAGACTAAATCCAGTCTGGAGAAGGAGATCAAGGATCTGAAGACCAAGGCCAGTAAATCGGACAGCAAACAGGTGCAAGAACTCAAAAAGCAAGTGGAGGACATCCAAACTTCGCTCAGCGCCGAGCAGAAGCGCAACGAGGACCTCAACACCCATTGGGAGAAGCTCTCCGAAGAGACCATCCTGATGCGGGCACAGCTGACCACCGAGAAGCAGAATCTCCAGGCCGAGCTCAATGCCAGCAAGCAGAAAATGTCCGAAATGGATACCATACGCATCGAGCGCACCGACATGGCCCGCAAGTTGAACGAGGCCCAGAAGAAGATCGCCGAACTGCAGGCTAAGACCCTTAAGACCGGCAACAACGGCGACCACGAGCGTACCATGCTAAAGAACAAGTTGGCCGAAAAGGAGCACGAGTACGAGCGTCTGCGCAGGGAGAATGAGATGAACATCGATCTGGTATTCCAACTCCGCAAGGACAACGAGGATCTCAATGGCAAACTGAGCGACTACAATCGAATCGAGCAGGCCCAGGTCTCGCTCAATGGACACGGTGCCAGAAGAGATGCAGAGATCAGGGAGCTAAAGGAAAA ATTACAGAGCACCGAACTGCAGATGAAATCCGAGGTGGCGACCACTCGTCTTAGATACGAGCAACAAGTGAAGAACCTCAGCGGAGAACTCAATTCGATGCAG CGCCAATGTGAACGCTTCAAGAAGGATCGCGATGCCTTCAAGCAGATGCTAGAGGTTGCACAGAAGAAGATCGGTGATCTAAAGGCCAACAATACGGGTAGACAGAGCCGTGGATCCATGCACAGCAGCGACGATGATGACAAGAGCAAGATTGCTTACCTAGAGCAGCAG ATTGGCCATCTGGAGGATCAGTTGGTGGAGTCCCGCCTGGAGGGTAGCAAGGTCAAGACGGAGCTGGTGTCCGAGCGCAGCGCCAACGAGATCAAGATATCCGAGATGCAGTCGAAGCTGAACGAGTTCGAAGAGGAACGTGTCATTGGCTCTGGGAGCACAAAGCTGCCTGGCATGAAGACCAAGCTGGAGTTGTCATGGCAGAAGGAGCGGGAGGATCAGCAACGTCTGTTGCAAGAGACCTCCACCCTGGCCCGGGATCTGCGACAGACTCTGTTTGAGGTTGAACGCGAGCGGGACAAGGAGCGGCTGGAATCCAAGCGTAAGTTAGATCAGATCAAGCGAGCCACCGAAGAGGAAATGGAGGAGGGACGCAAGAAGATTGCCGAGCTACAGTGCGATCTACTCGAATTACGTGATGTCCATGCCAAGCTGCGCACCTCCAATGAAAAGCTAAGACGAGAA CGCGAACGGTACGAGAAGGAACTGATCAAGCGCCGCATGGAGGCGGATGGTGGTGATCGCAAAGTGGGTGCCCTTTTGCAGACCGTCGACGAGCTGGTGAAGATCGCTCCAGACCTGAAAATGGCACGAGGCAGCTACGACAACACTCTGCGTCCAGAGCAGCCTAATGTGcgccgcagtcgcagtccctcGCCCACACTGAGCAGTACACAGATCAGCACCGTCCTGGCCCGGTTGGCCGAGGCCTCCGAGGAGCTGCGTAAGTTCCAACGCCTGAACGAGGATGAGCAGGAGCGCAGTCGCATACGGCGCGGCAATCTGCGACGTGCTGCCTCGCAAGAAAACGATCAccatggcagcagcagttccgTGGCCAGTGCGGCGGGCTCCCAGCGGGGCGGTGGTCGCTTGTCCCGTAATTCAAGCAATAATGGCAGCCTCATACGCAAAAGCCTGTCGCTGGACCACTCCATACAAAGGGATCAG AACATTTGGCGCCAGGACGATGGCAGTGTGTCCTCGATGCAGTCCATTGACTCTGAGCTGGGCGGTCTGGTGCGTGATTCCAGCCTGGACTCACGCCTCGACTCGCGTCTGTCTGGGGGCTCAACACAAAGTGACATACCACGAGGTCCacgaaaaaagaagaagggaATCATGGGCAAGCTACGCAGCCTGACCAAAAGCAGTCGCAATTCCGAGAGTGAAATATCG ATTCAAGGATCCGACTCTGACATCAGCGTTGCCAGCGACATGAGATCCAGCAAGAAGGACCTGCGCGGCCGTCTCTCTGGAATGTTCAAGCGCTCGGGATCGAACTCCCGCAGCGAGAGCATGGAACGGCCCAGCACCGAGCAGAGGCCTGTGGCCGTCACCGTCGTGGGACATCCGGATGGGCCCCAGCCCCGGGAGCCACCCCCAGCCAATTCCCTTACACCCAGGCCCATACGTTCG ATCCCGAAACCGCCCAGTGGCACCAGTCCAGCCACACCCAGACGACGCGTAGCAAAGTAG
- the LOC4816172 gene encoding interaptin isoform X3 yields MHHLYPSLKGDQLCPLGFHPQTRYPTRCKRCFRDYKEHGARRPGEEVAASSPNLSDGQSSRPTSRTWTSTQNLSVNSNNSNDIELKKRPQSWASTPDIDDPAQESARRPSTTVSSLRATDDHNVAVTVKLPVAPRRHTTALDIKEHSLQMEQALTPSSTRVTSSPSKTSSIPDELVILSTDSLAERVRKMNLLKKQRSLNSRENSRERSVPRREEDSDSAAAAAPTVPDRPERSKSGNSLNQNPPQAELKRASLPPKKVAATPTITATNSSSGGVTSTTKATSAVSSEIKASSSSSSTSSSSTRRKEADAVQSSKEIKRQTVPSASTSHSTSSSNSTTTKDSVALQEQMKTLRTELDTMKTRAERAERDKSDILLRRLASMDTSSNRTAASEALNLQQKLNDMKEQLDRVTEDKRKLNLRMKELENRGSESELKRKLQAAEQICEELMEENQTAKKEILNLQAEMDEVQDTFRDDEVKAKTNLQKELEKATKNCRILSFKLKKSDRKIETLEQERQSSFNAELSTKVKKLEEELRFSNELTRKLQTEAEELRNPGKKKAPMLGVLGKSTSADAKITRESLTRGGSQEDPQHLQRELQDSIERETDLKDQLKFAEEELQRLRAKRVQFSCGTQTSPELPLEMIAFPRSTQTVAIEQCDAVTSMEMSGGGLGLSVEAHSQTDFESIARNASCERETTPSPFVSLFAPSTSSRVGHSRSLLFPSAISHVLLNGTARKLSPTPHPHRLAPEVHADRDEGISDEDDPAELRILLELNEQEASILRLKVEDLEKENAESKKYVRELQAKLRPEAASSNGSKSALLSFGTSSSSAAEKKLKTLNEELTQLRKSLQEKEQAVDTLKEQLSKLNNLETENEKLSKENKRLQTLRKANEKTGEADLSKIKETLTVAQRERDELTARVKRMQLEADAKLPARTAKRVNDLTPKSHLKKWVEELEDEISEMRVMLSSSGSDQVKALESVKASLEEELQKCKKKLTLAEGDVQRLKLLNGSSSKVTDLEQKLKRSDEDGKKLSTKLKELEEKLKKQDTQLKQSETNKSTLETQSKREKEKLSSLERDLEKQGKEKEKLESKILQLDTDLLTAKKAADKTKSSLEKEIKDLKTKASKSDSKQVQELKKQVEDIQTSLSAEQKRNEDLNTHWEKLSEETILMRAQLTTEKQNLQAELNASKQKMSEMDTIRIERTDMARKLNEAQKKIAELQAKTLKTGNNGDHERTMLKNKLAEKEHEYERLRRENEMNIDLVFQLRKDNEDLNGKLSDYNRIEQAQVSLNGHGARRDAEIRELKEKLQSTELQMKSEVATTRLRYEQQVKNLSGELNSMQRQCERFKKDRDAFKQMLEVAQKKIGDLKANNTGRQSRGSMHSSDDDDKSKIAYLEQQIGHLEDQLVESRLEGSKVKTELVSERSANEIKISEMQSKLNEFEEERVIGSGSTKLPGMKTKLELSWQKEREDQQRLLQETSTLARDLRQTLFEVERERDKERLESKRKLDQIKRATEEEMEEGRKKIAELQCDLLELRDVHAKLRTSNEKLRRERERYEKELIKRRMEADGGDRKVGALLQTVDELVKIAPDLKMARGSYDNTLRPEQPNVRRSRSPSPTLSSTQISTVLARLAEASEELRKFQRLNEDEQERSRIRRGNLRRAASQENDHHGSSSSVASAAGSQRGGGRLSRNSSNNGSLIRKSLSLDHSIQRDQNIWRQDDGSVSSMQSIDSELGGLVRDSSLDSRLDSRLSGGSTQSDIPRGPRKKKKGIMGKLRSLTKSSRNSESEISIQGSDSDISVASDMRSSKKDLRGRLSGMFKRSGSNSRSESMERPSTEQRPVAVTVVGHPDGPQPREPPPANSLTPRPIRSIPKPPSGTSPATPRRRVAK; encoded by the exons ATGCATCATCTGTATCCATCGCTGAAAGGCGATCAGCTATGCCCACTCGGCTTCCATCCCCAGACTCGTTATCCCACACGATGTAAGCGTTGCTTTCGGGATTACAAGGAGCATGGAGCCCGTAGACCCGGCGAAGAAGTGGCCGCTTCATCGCCAAATCTCTCCGATGGCCAGAGTTCGCG GCCTACTTCCCGAACATGGACTTCGACGCAGAATCTGAGCGTCAATTCAAACAATAGCAATGATATAG AGTTAAAGAAGCGTCCACAGTCCTGGGCTTCCACGCCGGACATTGATGATCCGGCGCAGGAGTCCGCTCGCCGACCATCGACAACGGTGAGCAGCCTTCGAGCAACCGATGATCATAATGTGGCTGTCACGGTCAAGCTGCCGGTGGCGCCGCGACGTCACACAACCGCCTTGGACATCAAGGAG CATTCTTTACAGATGGAACAAGCGCTCACACCATCATCAACCCGTGTAACATCCTCACCCAGTAAAACTTCAAGTATTCCAGATGAGTTAGTCATCCTATCGACAGACAGTCTAGCCGAGCGTGTCCGCAAAATGAATCTTCTCAAGAAGCAGCGCAGCCTGAACTCGCGGGAAAACAGTCGCGAACGATCCGTACCCAGGAGAGAAGA GGACAGTGAttcagcggcggcagcagctccgACAGTTCCGGATCGACCAGAGCGTAGCAAGTCCGGAAATTCCTTGAACCAGAATCCCCCCCAGGCGGAACTGAAACGCGCCTCGCTTCCGCCCAAAAAAGTGGCGGCCACACCAACAATCACAGCCACAAATAGCAGCAGTGGTGGTGTTACAAGCACCACAAAAGCCACATCTGCAGTCTCCAGCGAGATTAAGGCCTCTTCTTCCAGCTCCTCGACGAGCTCCAGTTCTACTCGTCGCAAGGAGGCGGATGCAGTGCAGAGCAgcaaagaaatcaaaagacAAACCGTACCCAGTGCATCCACATCTCACTCCACgagcagcagtaacagcacTACCACTAAGGATTCGGTGGCACTGCAGGAGCAAATGAAAACACTCCGAACCGAGCTGGATACCATGAAGACCCGCGCCGAACGAGCAGAAAGGGATAAGAGCGACATTCTACTGAGACGTCTTGCCTCCATGGATACGTCATCGAACCGAACTGCAGCCTCGGAAGCCCTCAATCTCCAGCAGAAGTTGAATGACATGAAGGAGCAGCTGGACCGTGTCACCGAGGACAAGCGAAAGCTGAATCTTCGCATGAAGGAGCTGGAGAACCGCGGAAGCGAGTCGGAGCTGAAACGGAAGCTGCAGGCGGCCGAGCAAATCTGCGAGGAGTTGATGGAGGAAAACCAGACGGCTAAAAAAGAGATTCTCAATCTCCAGGCAGAGATGGACGAGGTGCAGGACACGTTTCGTGATGATGAGGTCAAGGCCAAGACAAACTTGCAAAAGGAGCTCGAAAAGGCCACCAAGAACTGTCGCATTCTAAGCTTCAAGTTGAAAAAGAGCGATCGAAagatcgaaaccctggaacaggAGCGTCAAAGCTCCTTCAACGCCGAGCTATCCACCAAGGTGAAGAAGCTGGAAGAGGAGCTGCGATTCTCAAACGAACTTACAAGAAAGTTGCAG ACGGAAGCCGAGGAGCTGCGCAATCCGGGCAAGAAGAAGGCGCCCATGCTAGGAGTGCTAGGCAAATCCACATCGGCGGATGCCAAGATCACTCGTGAGTCGCTTACACGCGGCGGTTCTCAAGAGGATCCGCAGCATCTGCAGCGGGAACTGCAGGACTCCATTGAGCGGGAGACCGATCTGAAGGACCAGCTAAAGTTCGCTGAAGAAGAG CTTCAGCGACTCAGGGCCAAACGGGTTCAGTTCAGCTGCGGCACACAGACCTCACCCGAGCTGCCCCTCGAGATGATTGCCTTTCCGCGTTCCACTCAGACGGTGGCCATAGAGCAGTGTGATGCCGTCACCAGTATGGAGATGTCCGGTGGCGGACTCGGACTCTCGGTTGAGGCTCACAGTCAAACCGATTTCGAATCGATAGCGAGAAATGCTTCGTGCGAACGGGAGACGACTCCGTCGCCATTTGTGTCGCTCTTTGCACCCTCAACATCCTCCAGAGTGGGGCACTCGCGTTCTCTGCTCTTCCCCAGTGCTATTTCGCATGTTCTTCTGAATGGAACAG CTCGCAAGCTGAGTCCCACACCACATCCCCATCGACTGGCGCCCGAAGTGCATGCGGATCGGGATGAAGGCATCTCAGACGAGGATGATCCAGCCGAACTGCGTATCCTGCTGGAGCTCAACGAGCAGGAGGCCTCAATACTGCGTCTCAAAGTGGAGGATCTGGAGAAGGAGAATGCGGAGTCAAAGAAGTATGTGCGCGAACTTCAGGCCAAACTGCGGCCGGAGGCTGCTTCTTCCAATGGCAGCAAATCCGCGCTTCTCAGTTTTggcacctcctcctccagtgCGGCCGAAAAGAAACTGAAAACCCTGAACGAAGAGTTGACGCAGCTGCGGAAGAGCCTCCAGGAAAAGGAACAGGCCGTGGACACTCTGAAGGAGCAGCTCAGCAAGCTGAACAATCTTGAAACGGAGAACGAGAAACTGTCAAAGGAGAACAAGCGTTTACAGACCCTACGCAAGGCCAACGAGAAGACGGGCGAGGCGGATCTGTCCAAGATCAAGGAGACTCTAACGGTGGCCCAGCGGGAGAGGGATGAGCTGACGGCCAGGGTGAAGCGGATGCAGCTTGAGGCTGATGCCAAGCTACCGGCCCGCACAGCCAAGCGGGTCAACGACCTTACCCCGAAGAGTCACCTTAAAAAGTGGGTGGAAGAGCTGGAGGATGAGATCAGCGAGATGCGGGTGATGCTCAGTTCGAGTGGATCCGATCAGGTCAAGGCCCTGGAATCAGTCAAAGCATCGCTCGAAGAGGAGCTGCAAAAGTGCAAGAAAAAGCTGACCCTGGCCGAGGGCGATGTCCAGCGTCTGAAGCTACTGAATGGCTCAAGCAGTAAGGTCACCGACCTGGAGCAGAAGCTGAAGCGCAGCGATGAGGATGGCAAGAAACTTAGCACCAAGCtcaaggagctggaggagaagcTCAAGAAGCAGGACACTCAGCTGAAGCAGAGCGAGACGAACAAATCCACCCTGGAGACCCAGAGCAAacgagagaaggagaagctgTCCAGCCTGGAGAGGGACCTCGAAAAGCAGGGCAAGGAAAAGGAGAAGCTAGAGTCCAAGATCCTCCAGCTGGATACGGATCTTCTCACAGCCAAAAAGGCCGCGGATAAGACTAAATCCAGTCTGGAGAAGGAGATCAAGGATCTGAAGACCAAGGCCAGTAAATCGGACAGCAAACAGGTGCAAGAACTCAAAAAGCAAGTGGAGGACATCCAAACTTCGCTCAGCGCCGAGCAGAAGCGCAACGAGGACCTCAACACCCATTGGGAGAAGCTCTCCGAAGAGACCATCCTGATGCGGGCACAGCTGACCACCGAGAAGCAGAATCTCCAGGCCGAGCTCAATGCCAGCAAGCAGAAAATGTCCGAAATGGATACCATACGCATCGAGCGCACCGACATGGCCCGCAAGTTGAACGAGGCCCAGAAGAAGATCGCCGAACTGCAGGCTAAGACCCTTAAGACCGGCAACAACGGCGACCACGAGCGTACCATGCTAAAGAACAAGTTGGCCGAAAAGGAGCACGAGTACGAGCGTCTGCGCAGGGAGAATGAGATGAACATCGATCTGGTATTCCAACTCCGCAAGGACAACGAGGATCTCAATGGCAAACTGAGCGACTACAATCGAATCGAGCAGGCCCAGGTCTCGCTCAATGGACACGGTGCCAGAAGAGATGCAGAGATCAGGGAGCTAAAGGAAAA ATTACAGAGCACCGAACTGCAGATGAAATCCGAGGTGGCGACCACTCGTCTTAGATACGAGCAACAAGTGAAGAACCTCAGCGGAGAACTCAATTCGATGCAG CGCCAATGTGAACGCTTCAAGAAGGATCGCGATGCCTTCAAGCAGATGCTAGAGGTTGCACAGAAGAAGATCGGTGATCTAAAGGCCAACAATACGGGTAGACAGAGCCGTGGATCCATGCACAGCAGCGACGATGATGACAAGAGCAAGATTGCTTACCTAGAGCAGCAG ATTGGCCATCTGGAGGATCAGTTGGTGGAGTCCCGCCTGGAGGGTAGCAAGGTCAAGACGGAGCTGGTGTCCGAGCGCAGCGCCAACGAGATCAAGATATCCGAGATGCAGTCGAAGCTGAACGAGTTCGAAGAGGAACGTGTCATTGGCTCTGGGAGCACAAAGCTGCCTGGCATGAAGACCAAGCTGGAGTTGTCATGGCAGAAGGAGCGGGAGGATCAGCAACGTCTGTTGCAAGAGACCTCCACCCTGGCCCGGGATCTGCGACAGACTCTGTTTGAGGTTGAACGCGAGCGGGACAAGGAGCGGCTGGAATCCAAGCGTAAGTTAGATCAGATCAAGCGAGCCACCGAAGAGGAAATGGAGGAGGGACGCAAGAAGATTGCCGAGCTACAGTGCGATCTACTCGAATTACGTGATGTCCATGCCAAGCTGCGCACCTCCAATGAAAAGCTAAGACGAGAA CGCGAACGGTACGAGAAGGAACTGATCAAGCGCCGCATGGAGGCGGATGGTGGTGATCGCAAAGTGGGTGCCCTTTTGCAGACCGTCGACGAGCTGGTGAAGATCGCTCCAGACCTGAAAATGGCACGAGGCAGCTACGACAACACTCTGCGTCCAGAGCAGCCTAATGTGcgccgcagtcgcagtccctcGCCCACACTGAGCAGTACACAGATCAGCACCGTCCTGGCCCGGTTGGCCGAGGCCTCCGAGGAGCTGCGTAAGTTCCAACGCCTGAACGAGGATGAGCAGGAGCGCAGTCGCATACGGCGCGGCAATCTGCGACGTGCTGCCTCGCAAGAAAACGATCAccatggcagcagcagttccgTGGCCAGTGCGGCGGGCTCCCAGCGGGGCGGTGGTCGCTTGTCCCGTAATTCAAGCAATAATGGCAGCCTCATACGCAAAAGCCTGTCGCTGGACCACTCCATACAAAGGGATCAG AACATTTGGCGCCAGGACGATGGCAGTGTGTCCTCGATGCAGTCCATTGACTCTGAGCTGGGCGGTCTGGTGCGTGATTCCAGCCTGGACTCACGCCTCGACTCGCGTCTGTCTGGGGGCTCAACACAAAGTGACATACCACGAGGTCCacgaaaaaagaagaagggaATCATGGGCAAGCTACGCAGCCTGACCAAAAGCAGTCGCAATTCCGAGAGTGAAATATCG ATTCAAGGATCCGACTCTGACATCAGCGTTGCCAGCGACATGAGATCCAGCAAGAAGGACCTGCGCGGCCGTCTCTCTGGAATGTTCAAGCGCTCGGGATCGAACTCCCGCAGCGAGAGCATGGAACGGCCCAGCACCGAGCAGAGGCCTGTGGCCGTCACCGTCGTGGGACATCCGGATGGGCCCCAGCCCCGGGAGCCACCCCCAGCCAATTCCCTTACACCCAGGCCCATACGTTCG ATCCCGAAACCGCCCAGTGGCACCAGTCCAGCCACACCCAGACGACGCGTAGCAAAGTAG